A DNA window from Eikenella exigua contains the following coding sequences:
- the ilvA gene encoding threonine ammonia-lyase, biosynthetic: MPLPYTDYLTRILTASVYDLAVETPLDFARNLSARTGNCILLKREDLQPVFSFKIRGAYNKMAKLPPKMLQKGVIAASAGNHAQGVALSAQKLGCEATIVMPETAPQIKVDAVRSRGGKVVLKGVSFNDAYDHAMQLADASGQTYIPPFDDPDVIAGQGTIGLEIVRQHSKPIDAVFVPIGGGGLAAGVAVFIKQVRPEIKVIGVQTHDSCAMKTSIEHGRLVELKDVGLFSDGTAVKLVGEETFRLCREFLDEIITVDTDAICGALKDIFDDTRSICEPAGALALAGLKAYIAREQVQRQTLIAVTSGANINFHSLRHVSERSELDESNESIFAVSIPEQPGSFLKFINILGNRNITEFNYRYSDNSTAHIFVGIQSKGAADLAAVSAALTAAGLPNTNLTKNETAKIHIRYMVGGRTGKVAHERLFSFEFPKRPGALAYFLDRMQSGWNITLFHYLSHSSDYDRVLVGIDIPPADNQAFATFLQELGYVHTEQTDNTAYRLFLG, encoded by the coding sequence ATGCCACTGCCCTACACCGACTACCTCACCCGCATCCTCACTGCCTCCGTTTACGACTTGGCTGTTGAAACGCCACTCGATTTCGCTCGCAACCTTTCCGCGCGCACCGGCAACTGCATTCTGCTCAAGCGCGAGGACCTACAGCCGGTTTTCTCCTTCAAAATCAGAGGAGCATACAATAAAATGGCTAAGCTTCCACCAAAAATGCTGCAAAAAGGTGTGATTGCCGCCAGCGCCGGCAACCATGCGCAGGGCGTGGCGCTTTCCGCGCAGAAGCTCGGCTGCGAAGCCACCATCGTGATGCCTGAAACCGCGCCGCAAATTAAGGTGGACGCAGTACGCTCGCGCGGCGGCAAAGTGGTGCTCAAAGGCGTGTCGTTCAACGATGCCTACGACCACGCCATGCAGCTTGCTGACGCCAGCGGTCAAACCTATATCCCGCCGTTTGACGATCCTGATGTGATTGCCGGCCAGGGTACCATCGGGCTGGAAATCGTGCGCCAGCACTCCAAACCGATTGATGCCGTGTTCGTACCTATCGGCGGCGGTGGGCTGGCGGCCGGCGTGGCCGTGTTCATCAAGCAGGTGCGCCCCGAAATCAAGGTAATCGGCGTGCAAACCCACGATTCCTGCGCCATGAAAACCTCCATCGAACACGGTCGGCTGGTCGAGCTCAAAGACGTCGGCCTGTTTTCAGACGGCACGGCAGTAAAGCTGGTGGGCGAAGAAACCTTTCGCCTGTGCCGCGAATTCTTGGATGAAATCATCACAGTAGATACCGATGCTATCTGCGGCGCACTCAAAGACATTTTCGACGACACTCGCAGCATCTGTGAGCCCGCCGGCGCGCTGGCCTTAGCCGGCCTCAAAGCCTACATCGCCCGTGAGCAAGTGCAGAGGCAAACCCTGATTGCCGTAACCAGCGGCGCCAATATCAATTTCCACAGCTTGCGTCATGTTTCCGAGCGCAGCGAGCTGGACGAGAGCAACGAAAGTATTTTTGCCGTATCGATCCCCGAGCAGCCTGGTAGTTTCCTAAAATTCATCAACATATTGGGTAACCGAAACATCACCGAGTTCAATTACCGCTACAGCGACAACTCCACCGCCCACATCTTTGTGGGTATCCAAAGCAAAGGCGCAGCCGACCTGGCCGCAGTCAGTGCCGCGCTCACCGCCGCCGGCCTGCCCAACACCAACCTTACCAAAAATGAAACCGCCAAAATTCACATTCGCTACATGGTGGGTGGGCGTACCGGCAAAGTAGCGCACGAACGTTTGTTCAGTTTTGAATTTCCCAAACGCCCCGGTGCGTTGGCCTACTTCCTCGACCGCATGCAGAGCGGTTGGAACATTACCCTGTTCCACTACCTCAGCCACAGTTCGGATTACGACCGCGTGCTGGTGGGCATCGACATACCACCCGCTGACAACCAAGCCTTTGCCACCTTCCTGCAAGAGCTGGGCTATGTGCACACCGAACAAACCGACAACACCGCCTACCGTCTGTTCCTTGGCTAG
- a CDS encoding dioxygenase — protein sequence MSELLEFFRTETVGAAAETLDFWLNECSLDEAPSAEEVAQWQAVLDERGGRFVRLAMMCADWLEEYRA from the coding sequence ATGTCTGAACTCTTGGAATTTTTCCGCACTGAAACCGTGGGTGCGGCGGCGGAAACGCTGGATTTTTGGCTCAACGAATGCAGTTTGGACGAAGCGCCTTCGGCAGAGGAAGTGGCGCAGTGGCAGGCGGTGCTGGATGAGCGCGGCGGGCGGTTTGTGCGGCTGGCGATGATGTGTGCCGACTGGCTTGAGGAGTACCGGGCGTGA
- the cutA gene encoding divalent-cation tolerance protein CutA: protein MSACQPAIVLTTCPSQAEAERIGGLLLQHQFAACVQYETIQSQYIWQGKLCCDNEIRLTIKTATRHYPAVERLILEHHSYDCPQILLLPVYDGVEVYLKWLQDNLAP, encoded by the coding sequence ATGTCCGCCTGCCAACCCGCCATCGTCCTCACCACCTGCCCCAGCCAAGCCGAAGCCGAACGCATCGGCGGCCTCCTGCTGCAACATCAATTCGCCGCCTGCGTGCAATACGAAACCATTCAAAGCCAATACATCTGGCAGGGCAAACTCTGCTGCGACAATGAAATCCGCCTCACCATCAAAACCGCCACTCGGCACTATCCCGCCGTTGAACGCCTCATCCTCGAACACCACAGCTACGATTGCCCGCAAATCCTGCTGCTGCCCGTATACGACGGCGTGGAAGTCTACCTGAAATGGCTGCAAGACAACCTCGCACCGTAA
- a CDS encoding alpha/beta hydrolase: MLTPQHLLWINGPAGRLHTIYLPAEPPERGVAIINHPNPLHGGTFTNKVIQTAAKVYARLGFHCYLPNLRGVGKSEGEHDYGRGETDDCLAVIDYARSQHPHATQLIISGFSFGGYVSLFAAQQRRPDALVLLGPAVGMYEVPAAQAADPVHTLVIHGEIDEVVPLANALSWAAPQDIPVVVLPQSSHFFHGKLIPLRDTLLRFVPGLLEK, from the coding sequence ATGCTAACTCCACAACACCTACTCTGGATAAACGGTCCTGCCGGCCGCCTGCACACCATCTATCTGCCGGCTGAACCCCCCGAACGCGGAGTGGCCATCATCAACCACCCCAATCCTCTGCACGGCGGCACGTTTACCAACAAAGTGATCCAAACTGCCGCTAAAGTCTATGCCCGCCTTGGCTTCCACTGCTACCTACCCAACCTGCGCGGCGTAGGCAAAAGCGAAGGAGAACACGACTACGGGCGCGGCGAAACCGACGACTGCCTCGCCGTAATCGACTACGCCCGAAGCCAACACCCCCATGCCACCCAACTCATCATTTCCGGCTTCTCCTTCGGCGGCTACGTGAGCCTGTTTGCCGCCCAACAGCGCCGACCCGATGCCCTCGTGCTACTCGGCCCCGCCGTGGGCATGTATGAAGTGCCCGCCGCCCAAGCCGCCGACCCGGTGCACACCTTGGTGATCCACGGCGAAATTGATGAAGTGGTGCCGCTGGCCAACGCCCTCAGCTGGGCCGCCCCGCAAGACATCCCCGTGGTTGTGCTGCCCCAATCCTCCCACTTCTTCCATGGCAAACTCATTCCCCTGCGCGACACCCTGCTGCGCTTCGTGCCCGGCCTGTTGGAAAAATAA
- the erpA gene encoding iron-sulfur cluster insertion protein ErpA yields the protein MSDIDHSDPIIFTESCCNKVAELIAEENNPDLKLRVFVNGGGCSGFQYGFTFDEIVNDDDFQIEKSGLVFLIDPMSYQYLLGAEIDYTEGLQGSQFVIRSNPNAVTTCGCGSSFSV from the coding sequence ATGTCCGACATTGATCACAGCGATCCCATTATCTTCACTGAAAGTTGCTGCAATAAGGTAGCCGAGCTGATTGCCGAAGAAAACAACCCCGATTTGAAACTGCGCGTGTTCGTGAACGGCGGCGGCTGCTCCGGCTTCCAATATGGCTTCACTTTCGACGAAATTGTGAACGATGACGACTTTCAAATCGAAAAAAGCGGCCTCGTTTTCCTAATCGACCCGATGAGCTACCAATACCTGCTCGGCGCGGAAATCGACTACACCGAAGGCCTGCAAGGCTCACAATTCGTTATCCGTAGCAACCCGAATGCCGTAACCACCTGCGGCTGCGGTTCTTCATTTTCGGTTTGA
- the dinG gene encoding ATP-dependent DNA helicase DinG, translated as MLTDLEKDAIRRHYQAISENLPHFRPRKAQREMLAAVANTLSRTLEKTDGEEPPKREGESIAVIEGPTGVGKSLAYLLAGGIMAQTRGKRLVVSSATVALQEQLVGRDLPFLVEKSGLKLTFALAKGRGRYLCPYKLYQLTQSQAQQSLAGFDTPQILWDSKPKPEEIQTLRELADAFAERRFNGDRDTWPEKIDDTLWLKVNNDNYGCLKAACPNRPECPFYLARDTLETVDVVVSNHDLLMVDIGMGGGVILPAPEHSFYCIDEAHHLPKKALNQFAAEHSLNQAVWALEKLPQITDKIAAVTDKAELANLADEAAAALLDSLYEWQFHLGDTPELAYNDSGRDPQWLWQDGQIPEGLALLVSNTAAAAQSLYKHANALNDVLSAARREKDSDSAQIDRLSSEFGTFRARIEQISAVWDLLATEPVGDAPPLAKWIECSHNSDKTDYSFHASPVSAAAMLAAGLWRRAAGAILTSATLQSLGSFDHLLKQTGLQWLPETTTLALESPFNFPSQGELYIPPVAASPKQADAHTAEIAEWLPKLISPEEAVGTLVLFSSRKQMQDVALRLPENHLPLLLIQSDLPKAILLERHRQAIAEGRASILFGLDSFAEGLDLPGSDCAHVIIAKLPFTMPDHPIEKTRSRWIEQRGGNPFMEITVPEAGIKLTQAVGRLIRTEHDYGRITILDNRILTARYGKQLLACLPPFKRIG; from the coding sequence ATGCTCACCGATTTAGAAAAAGACGCCATCCGCCGCCACTACCAGGCCATCAGCGAAAACCTGCCCCATTTCCGCCCGCGCAAAGCACAGCGCGAAATGCTGGCAGCCGTGGCCAACACCCTGTCGCGCACGCTGGAAAAAACCGACGGCGAAGAGCCGCCCAAGCGTGAGGGCGAGAGCATTGCCGTGATTGAAGGGCCCACCGGCGTGGGCAAAAGCCTGGCCTATCTTTTAGCCGGCGGCATCATGGCGCAAACGCGCGGCAAGCGGCTGGTGGTATCCAGCGCCACCGTGGCCCTGCAAGAGCAACTGGTGGGGCGCGATTTGCCGTTCTTGGTGGAAAAAAGCGGGCTCAAGCTCACCTTTGCCCTGGCCAAAGGGCGCGGCCGCTATCTCTGCCCCTACAAGCTCTACCAGCTCACCCAAAGCCAGGCGCAGCAAAGCCTGGCCGGCTTCGACACCCCGCAAATCCTGTGGGACAGCAAACCCAAGCCCGAAGAAATCCAAACCCTGCGCGAGCTGGCCGACGCCTTCGCCGAACGCCGCTTCAACGGCGACCGCGACACCTGGCCGGAGAAAATCGACGATACCCTCTGGCTCAAGGTAAACAACGACAACTACGGCTGCCTCAAAGCCGCCTGTCCCAACCGCCCCGAATGCCCCTTCTACCTTGCCCGCGATACGCTCGAAACCGTGGATGTAGTAGTGAGCAACCACGATTTGCTCATGGTGGACATCGGCATGGGCGGCGGTGTGATCCTGCCCGCGCCCGAACACAGCTTCTACTGCATCGACGAAGCGCACCACCTGCCCAAAAAAGCGCTCAACCAGTTTGCCGCCGAGCATTCGCTGAACCAAGCCGTGTGGGCGCTGGAAAAACTGCCGCAAATCACCGACAAAATCGCCGCCGTAACAGACAAAGCCGAGCTGGCCAACTTGGCCGACGAAGCCGCTGCCGCCCTGCTCGACAGTCTCTACGAATGGCAGTTCCACCTCGGCGACACCCCCGAGCTCGCCTACAACGACAGCGGCCGCGATCCGCAATGGCTGTGGCAAGACGGCCAAATCCCCGAAGGGCTCGCCCTGCTCGTGTCCAACACCGCCGCCGCCGCGCAAAGCCTCTACAAACACGCCAACGCCCTCAACGACGTCCTCTCCGCCGCCCGCCGCGAAAAAGACAGCGACAGCGCCCAAATCGACCGCCTCAGCAGCGAATTCGGCACTTTCCGCGCCCGCATCGAGCAAATCAGCGCCGTGTGGGACTTGCTCGCCACCGAGCCCGTGGGCGACGCCCCGCCGCTGGCCAAATGGATCGAGTGCAGCCACAACAGCGACAAAACCGACTACTCCTTCCATGCCTCCCCCGTGAGCGCCGCCGCCATGCTTGCCGCCGGCCTGTGGCGCCGCGCCGCCGGTGCTATCCTCACCTCCGCCACCCTGCAATCGCTCGGCAGCTTCGACCATTTATTGAAACAAACCGGCCTGCAATGGCTACCTGAAACCACCACCCTCGCGCTGGAAAGCCCCTTCAACTTCCCTTCCCAAGGCGAGCTCTACATCCCTCCCGTGGCCGCCAGCCCCAAGCAGGCCGACGCCCATACCGCCGAAATCGCCGAATGGCTGCCCAAGCTCATCAGCCCCGAAGAAGCCGTCGGCACCCTCGTTTTGTTCTCTTCGCGCAAACAGATGCAAGACGTGGCCTTAAGGCTACCTGAAAACCACCTGCCCCTATTGCTCATCCAAAGCGACCTGCCCAAAGCCATCCTGCTCGAACGCCACCGCCAAGCCATCGCCGAAGGCCGCGCCAGCATCCTGTTCGGGCTCGACAGCTTCGCCGAAGGCCTCGACCTGCCCGGCAGCGACTGCGCCCACGTCATCATCGCCAAACTGCCCTTCACCATGCCCGACCATCCCATCGAAAAAACCCGCAGCCGCTGGATAGAGCAGCGCGGCGGCAACCCCTTTATGGAAATCACCGTGCCCGAAGCCGGCATCAAGCTTACCCAAGCCGTGGGCCGCCTCATCCGCACCGAACACGACTACGGCCGCATCACCATCCTCGACAACCGCATCCTTACCGCCCGCTACGGCAAACAACTCCTCGCCTGCCTGCCCCCATTCAAACGCATCGGCTGA
- a CDS encoding D-alanyl-D-alanine carboxypeptidase family protein encodes MKQKLTLLTLSLLVAGWQVQAAPQAASFPRQASAPAASLSVVSASSAATQPVAAVGLPEIKASAYAVYDAQSGQILASHKLNEHIEPASLTKLMTAYLVFKALEEGKLKPDQTFTVSEQGWKVEGSRMFLDPKTPARVDDLLKGVIVQSGNDASITLAEAVAGSEAQFVQLMNAEAKRLGMNDTHFENSTGLPGAQHYTSVQDLITLSAAIIHDYPQYYRLYAIQSYSYNNITQPNRNLLLYRDPDVDGMKTGHTDSAGYNLVASSKRNGRRVISVVVGTESMQARAAESSKLLNWALQSYDTPKLYDAETAISQVKVYKGTENAVNVGFIDTTYITVPHGQAAQLQPVLETVQPVLAPISKGQVLGTVKFMDAQNRVVAQKDVVALNDVAEAGFFGRLWDSIVLWFKSLFSGS; translated from the coding sequence ATGAAACAAAAACTCACCCTCCTCACCTTATCCCTTTTAGTGGCCGGCTGGCAGGTGCAGGCTGCGCCACAAGCTGCTTCTTTCCCCCGCCAAGCCTCTGCTCCCGCCGCTTCTCTTTCGGTTGTTTCCGCCAGTTCTGCCGCCACTCAGCCCGTGGCCGCTGTGGGGCTACCTGAAATCAAAGCCTCAGCCTATGCTGTGTATGACGCGCAAAGCGGCCAGATACTTGCATCGCACAAATTAAACGAACACATCGAGCCCGCTTCTCTCACCAAACTGATGACCGCCTATTTGGTGTTCAAAGCCCTAGAAGAAGGCAAGCTCAAGCCAGATCAAACCTTTACCGTTTCCGAGCAAGGCTGGAAAGTAGAAGGATCGCGCATGTTTCTAGATCCGAAAACCCCTGCTCGCGTGGATGATTTGCTCAAAGGGGTAATTGTGCAGTCCGGTAACGATGCCTCCATTACCCTGGCCGAAGCTGTGGCCGGTAGCGAAGCACAGTTTGTGCAGCTGATGAACGCCGAAGCCAAACGGCTCGGCATGAACGACACCCATTTTGAAAATAGCACCGGCCTGCCCGGCGCGCAGCACTACACCTCAGTGCAAGACCTCATCACCCTTTCCGCCGCTATCATTCACGACTATCCGCAATACTATCGGCTCTACGCCATCCAGTCTTACAGCTACAACAACATCACCCAGCCCAACCGCAACCTGCTGCTCTACCGCGACCCCGACGTGGACGGAATGAAAACCGGCCACACCGACAGCGCCGGCTACAATCTGGTTGCCTCCAGCAAACGTAATGGCCGCCGCGTGATTTCTGTAGTGGTAGGCACTGAAAGCATGCAGGCGCGCGCCGCCGAGAGCAGCAAATTGCTCAATTGGGCGCTGCAATCTTATGACACGCCTAAGCTGTATGATGCCGAGACCGCCATTTCACAGGTGAAAGTGTATAAGGGTACAGAAAACGCCGTGAACGTGGGCTTTATCGACACCACCTACATCACCGTGCCGCACGGCCAAGCCGCCCAGCTTCAGCCCGTGCTGGAAACCGTGCAGCCCGTGCTTGCGCCGATTAGCAAAGGCCAAGTACTCGGCACAGTGAAATTTATGGATGCGCAAAACCGCGTGGTGGCACAGAAAGACGTGGTGGCGCTCAACGACGTGGCTGAAGCCGGCTTCTTCGGCCGCCTGTGGGACAGCATCGTGCTGTGGTTTAAGAGCCTGTTTAGCGGGTCTTGA
- the rng gene encoding ribonuclease G, whose product MLQAINPIRLADNSGRPPETILVNVTPQETRVALLEENKVCELHIDRNSGHGLVGNIYLGVVKRVLPGMQSAFIDIGLERAAFLHIVDVLEQRQKPGETQRIEHMLFEGQTILVQVIKDPINSKGARLSTQISLAGRFLVYLPQDDHIGISQRIEDEEERNELRARLKALLPENAGGYIIRTSAENARDEELQADIDYLSKLWQDILARSKTSPAETMLYQDLPLSLRVLRDMFNGNTQKIFVDSANNYRLMQEFARQYVQGAVERIQHYQGEKPLFELHHVEQEINQSLKPRVDLNFGGYLIIESTEAMTTIDVNTGGFVGARNFDETIFKTNLDACHAIARELRLRNLGGMIIVDFIDMVSEEHRQAVLGEMAKALRFDRTRVTLNGFTSLGLVELTRKRSRENLNHILCEPCPTCQGRGYLKTPQTVCYEIQREIVRESRRFDAREFRILAAPAVIDLFLDEESQSLALLIDFIGKPISLMVENSYMQEQFDIVLL is encoded by the coding sequence ATGCTACAGGCAATCAACCCAATCCGGCTGGCCGATAATTCAGGCCGCCCGCCGGAAACCATTTTGGTGAACGTAACGCCGCAGGAAACCCGCGTAGCGCTGTTGGAAGAAAACAAAGTGTGCGAGCTGCACATCGACCGCAACAGCGGCCATGGGCTGGTGGGCAATATTTATTTGGGCGTGGTCAAACGCGTGCTGCCCGGCATGCAGAGCGCCTTTATCGACATCGGCTTGGAGCGCGCCGCCTTTTTGCACATTGTGGACGTGCTTGAACAGCGGCAGAAGCCGGGGGAAACCCAGCGCATCGAGCATATGCTGTTTGAAGGGCAAACCATCTTGGTGCAGGTGATTAAAGACCCGATTAACAGCAAAGGCGCGCGCCTTTCCACCCAAATCTCCCTGGCCGGCCGCTTTCTCGTGTATCTGCCGCAAGACGACCACATCGGCATTTCCCAGCGCATTGAAGACGAAGAAGAGCGCAACGAATTGCGTGCCCGCCTCAAAGCCTTGCTGCCCGAAAACGCCGGCGGCTACATCATCCGCACCAGCGCCGAAAACGCCCGCGACGAAGAATTGCAGGCTGACATCGATTACCTGTCCAAGTTGTGGCAAGACATCCTCGCCCGCTCCAAAACCAGCCCGGCCGAAACCATGCTGTATCAGGATTTGCCCCTGAGCCTGCGCGTGCTGCGCGATATGTTCAACGGCAACACCCAGAAAATCTTCGTCGATTCCGCCAATAATTACCGCCTGATGCAGGAATTTGCCCGGCAATACGTGCAGGGCGCGGTGGAACGTATCCAACACTATCAGGGCGAAAAACCCTTGTTCGAGCTCCATCATGTGGAGCAGGAAATCAACCAGTCGCTCAAGCCGCGTGTGGATTTAAACTTCGGCGGCTACCTGATTATCGAGAGCACCGAAGCCATGACCACCATCGACGTGAACACCGGCGGCTTCGTGGGCGCACGCAATTTCGACGAAACCATCTTCAAAACCAACCTCGATGCCTGCCACGCCATCGCCCGCGAGCTGCGCCTGCGCAACCTCGGCGGCATGATTATTGTGGATTTCATCGATATGGTGAGCGAAGAGCACCGCCAGGCCGTATTGGGCGAGATGGCCAAAGCCCTGCGCTTCGACCGCACCCGCGTTACCCTCAACGGCTTCACCAGCCTGGGGCTGGTGGAGCTCACCCGCAAACGTTCGCGCGAAAACCTCAACCACATCCTGTGCGAACCCTGCCCCACCTGCCAGGGCAGGGGCTACCTGAAAACCCCGCAAACCGTGTGCTACGAAATCCAACGCGAAATCGTGCGCGAATCCCGCCGCTTCGATGCTCGCGAATTCCGCATCCTCGCCGCACCGGCCGTTATCGATTTGTTTTTGGATGAAGAATCGCAATCGCTTGCGCTGCTGATCGACTTCATCGGCAAACCCATTTCCCTGATGGTGGAAAACAGCTACATGCAGGAGCAGTTTGATATTGTGCTGTTGTGA
- the tyrS gene encoding tyrosine--tRNA ligase: MTASLIQDLQARGLIAQTTDIEALSTLLNEQKIALYCGFDPTADSLHIGHLLPVLALRRFQQAGHTPIALVGGATGMIGDPSFKAVERSLNSAETVAGWVESIRNQLKPFLSFEGENAAIMANNADWFGSMNCLDFLRDIGKHFSVNAMLNKESVKQRIDRDDVGISFTEFAYTLLQSYDFAELNKRHGATLQIGGSDQWGNITNGIDLTRRLNQKQVFGLTLPLVTKSDGTKFGKTEGGAVWLNAKKTSPYQFYQFWLKVADADVYKFLKYFTFLSIEEIAAIEAKDQASGTKPEAQRILAEEMTRLIHGETALQATQRISESLFAEDQSSLTESDFEQLALDGLPAFEVSGSLNVVEALVKTGLASSNKEARGFVNSKAVLLNGQAAELNNPDHAAERPDDAYLLADAHKRFGKYTILRRGKRNHALLVWQ, encoded by the coding sequence ATGACCGCCTCTCTTATCCAAGATCTGCAAGCGCGCGGCCTGATCGCGCAAACCACCGACATCGAAGCTTTGAGCACTTTGTTGAACGAACAGAAAATCGCCCTCTACTGCGGTTTCGACCCGACCGCCGACAGCCTGCATATCGGCCACTTGTTGCCGGTATTGGCCTTGCGCCGTTTCCAACAGGCGGGGCATACGCCGATTGCTTTGGTGGGCGGCGCGACCGGTATGATTGGCGACCCCAGTTTCAAAGCGGTGGAACGCAGCTTGAATTCCGCCGAAACCGTTGCCGGCTGGGTAGAAAGCATCCGCAACCAGCTGAAACCGTTTTTGAGCTTTGAAGGTGAAAACGCCGCCATTATGGCGAACAACGCCGATTGGTTCGGCAGCATGAACTGCCTCGACTTCCTGCGTGACATCGGTAAGCATTTTTCTGTGAACGCCATGCTGAACAAGGAATCTGTCAAACAGCGTATCGACCGCGACGACGTGGGCATTTCCTTCACCGAATTCGCCTACACGCTGCTGCAAAGCTATGACTTTGCCGAGCTGAACAAACGCCACGGTGCAACGCTGCAGATCGGCGGTTCCGACCAATGGGGCAACATTACCAACGGCATCGACCTGACCCGCCGTTTGAACCAAAAACAAGTATTCGGCCTAACCCTGCCGCTGGTAACCAAATCCGACGGCACCAAATTCGGTAAAACCGAAGGCGGCGCGGTATGGCTGAACGCGAAGAAAACCTCGCCTTATCAGTTCTATCAATTCTGGCTGAAGGTGGCCGATGCTGATGTATATAAATTCCTGAAATACTTCACCTTCCTGTCTATCGAGGAAATCGCCGCCATCGAAGCGAAAGACCAAGCCAGCGGCACCAAGCCCGAAGCGCAACGTATCCTCGCCGAAGAAATGACCCGCCTGATTCACGGCGAAACTGCCCTGCAAGCTACACAGCGTATTTCCGAAAGCCTGTTTGCCGAAGACCAAAGCAGCCTGACCGAAAGCGACTTCGAACAGCTTGCCCTCGACGGTCTACCCGCGTTTGAAGTTTCAGGTAGCCTCAATGTGGTGGAAGCCTTGGTGAAAACCGGTTTGGCTTCGTCCAATAAAGAAGCGCGCGGTTTTGTGAACAGCAAAGCGGTATTGCTCAACGGCCAAGCTGCCGAATTGAACAACCCGGACCACGCCGCCGAACGCCCAGACGATGCCTACCTGCTGGCCGATGCGCACAAACGCTTCGGCAAATACACTATCCTCCGCCGCGGCAAACGCAACCACGCGCTCTTGGTGTGGCAATGA
- the glyA gene encoding serine hydroxymethyltransferase, with protein MFSRSITIEQYDPELTAAITAEEHRQQDHVELIASENYASYAVMEAQGSQLTNKYAEGYPGKRYYGGCEHVDVAEELALERVKKLFGATYANVQPHSGSQANQAVYASVLKPGDTILGMSLAHGGHLTHGASVNISGKLYNAITYGLDENEVLDYAEVERLALEHKPKMIVAGASAYALEIDWARFRQIADKVGAYLFVDMAHYAGLIAAGEYPNPVPHADFVTTTTHKTLRGPRGGVILCRDNTHEKALNSAIFPSLQGGPLMHVIAAKAVAFKEALSPEFKQYAKQVKINAAAMAEELVNRGLRIISGRTESHVFLVDLRPKHITGKAAEAALGKALITINKNAIPNDPEKPFVTSGIRVGTAAITTRGFDEAAARKLANLVADVLDKPEDEANLARVAGEVKALCDQFPVYGA; from the coding sequence ATGTTTTCCCGCAGCATCACCATAGAACAATATGACCCTGAACTCACCGCTGCTATTACCGCTGAAGAGCACCGCCAACAAGACCACGTCGAACTGATTGCCTCCGAAAATTATGCCAGCTACGCTGTGATGGAAGCCCAAGGCAGCCAGCTCACCAACAAATATGCCGAAGGCTACCCCGGCAAACGCTACTACGGCGGCTGCGAACACGTAGATGTGGCCGAAGAGCTTGCCCTCGAGCGCGTGAAAAAACTGTTCGGCGCCACCTATGCCAACGTACAACCCCACTCCGGCTCGCAGGCCAACCAAGCCGTGTATGCCTCCGTATTGAAACCCGGCGATACCATCCTCGGCATGAGCCTCGCCCACGGCGGCCACCTCACCCACGGCGCATCGGTAAACATTTCCGGCAAGCTCTACAACGCCATCACCTACGGCCTGGACGAAAACGAAGTGCTCGACTACGCCGAAGTGGAACGCCTCGCACTCGAACACAAACCCAAAATGATTGTGGCCGGCGCCTCCGCCTACGCCTTGGAAATCGACTGGGCACGCTTCCGCCAAATCGCTGATAAAGTAGGCGCTTACCTATTTGTGGATATGGCACACTATGCCGGCCTGATTGCCGCCGGCGAATACCCCAACCCCGTGCCGCATGCCGACTTCGTTACCACCACTACCCACAAAACCCTGCGCGGCCCGCGCGGCGGCGTGATTCTGTGCCGTGACAACACCCACGAAAAAGCGCTCAACTCCGCTATTTTCCCCAGCCTGCAAGGCGGCCCGCTGATGCATGTGATTGCCGCCAAAGCCGTGGCCTTCAAAGAAGCCCTGTCACCCGAATTCAAGCAATACGCCAAACAGGTGAAGATCAATGCTGCCGCCATGGCCGAAGAGCTGGTAAACCGTGGCCTGCGCATCATTTCCGGCCGCACCGAAAGCCACGTTTTCCTGGTGGATCTGCGCCCGAAACACATCACCGGCAAAGCCGCTGAAGCTGCACTGGGCAAAGCGTTGATTACCATCAACAAAAACGCCATCCCGAACGACCCGGAAAAACCCTTCGTTACCTCCGGCATCCGCGTAGGTACTGCCGCCATCACCACCCGCGGCTTCGACGAAGCTGCCGCCCGCAAACTGGCCAACCTGGTGGCCGATGTGCTGGACAAACCCGAAGACGAAGCCAACTTGGCTCGCGTAGCCGGCGAAGTGAAAGCCTTGTGCGACCAATTCCCGGTATACGGCGCATAA